CAGGGTTCTTTAACTTTAAGGACTACCTTCCCCACAGCCTGATCCGCCAGGTCAGTCCGCCCAGAACTTCCCAATCGGCAGCCTGATTCGTAAGTCTGACACTCCCGCCTAAGTCCCACTGGATCTCTCTGGTTTGATACTGAAGGCCCAATCGCATCGAGGTTACATTGTTTCTCTTACTACTCAGGGTTTGTCCCGCAATTTCCATAACAAAGTGGAGTGTAGGAGTCACCGGAAGGATTGATGCGAACCCGAGTAAAAGCACATCATCTTGCTGAGCGGCATGGAAGGGGTTCCCTAAAATACCAAGCCCTGCGTTGGCATGGAAAGTTACCCCTTGATAGAATTTGGTTACCAGAAGAGAGCTCAAGAAATCGGTCTCATTGGTTCCTAAGCGAGCGGCATCGTCTGCGTTGGGAAGCTTGGTTCCAAATCTCAACCCTAAAGCGGGATGAGAATCCCTATCTTCTAAAATCTGAATCTTTGTAAAAACCTTTAAATCCCCGCTTCCAAATTTCTCTCCCACGCCGGGGCTTGATTCATTTAAATACAGAAGTTCATAGTCAAACTGTACCTCCGTTCGCTTATCCACTCCTAAATGAAGGCCTATGACAGGAATTTCCCAAAGATCTCTATTAAAACGCGGAGCGGATGTGGGAAAGGGAAAACTTTGATTCCGGAGGAAATCAGCTCCCAATTCGATTTCCAAGGTCCCAGGTGGTAAGGTCATTGCACTTTCTGTACTCAGAGGTCTTTGCCCCGCTGCAAAACTTGCT
The Candidatus Limnocylindrales bacterium genome window above contains:
- a CDS encoding transporter, with the protein product MKFSLSLSLLLSFTCWLYPLKASFAAGQRPLSTESAMTLPPGTLEIELGADFLRNQSFPFPTSAPRFNRDLWEIPVIGLHLGVDKRTEVQFDYELLYLNESSPGVGEKFGSGDLKVFTKIQILEDRDSHPALGLRFGTKLPNADDAARLGTNETDFLSSLLVTKFYQGVTFHANAGLGILGNPFHAAQQDDVLLLGFASILPVTPTLHFVMEIAGQTLSSKRNNVTSMRLGLQYQTREIQWDLGGSVRLTNQAADWEVLGGLTWRIRLWGR